CTCTATCCATTTAACAATTACACctgtattttctctctccaattaataatCTTAGCCGGAACGGTGGacgtatataaaagtaggactcacattccattaacttttgcAACCCACTTTCcgttatatttcttaaaacatgtgtcgaTACAAAGTGTGACAGTTAATGacgataaaatttttattattttaaaaaatattattcctgtaccttaattttattatttatgtttaaactgtgataaaattttaatcgTGTTATACCATGTTTTAGTTGTAAAATATcaagttttaattatgtaatttcaAGTTCGGCTCGTAATtgtgtctttttttttcttttttttttttggctcgTGGTCGTGTCACGTCAACTTAAATTGTATCGTATTCTTAACAATATGGctgaaattttcaatatgaTACAACAAGAAGACACAAAAAGTTGTTTGGTCAAGTCTTATTTCCTTATTAGTCCATCCCTAAAAAGTACTCACTCCgttccaactaagttgagtcacaCATCTTTTGcacacgaagattaagaaatagtgtTGAATGACTTAAatgatactctctccgttccatagtaatagagtcattttcccattttggtatgttccatagtaatagagtcatttccctttttagtaaaagtcaacacatttttccacacctactttactctcttttacttttttatctcttcatctctctacctttttcattttccactttattctcttttacaaAACTCgactaacacaatttttcttaatcttcgtgccgaaaagaaacgtctccattactatgaaatggaaggagtaattaaataaatatgagagagagaaaaaaagttggAGAGAtacaaaagaataaagtaggtgatgGAGTAAAGTATActgattaaatgttttatattttatcaaaaaggaaatgacttaACTTAGttgtgacggagggagttcGAACTTTCTAATATTgcaatagttaaataatacaTTATCCTCGAacctcatttttatttacaatttataccaTTAACTATATTCTGAATACGCTAAGCTCACTTtccattaatattatttacattatacaTTAGAATCCATGtcaaatcaaaaataaaaggttcGTACTTTCTTAGGATGAGATGGGTATTTGATTTGGATACTAAGAAGTTAGAATCAACCCATATTGAATCACTTTCCATTAATACTGTTtatattatacattaaaatccatatcaaataaaaaataaaaggttgaTACTTTGTTAGGATGAGGGGGGTATTTGATTTGGATAGTAAGAAGTTAGAATGAACCCATATTGAATGAACCCTACATTAATATGaataaatgtaaatgaaaACATAGCCAGCACCAAAACAGACGTGTCTAAAAGCAAGGACCTCAACACACATGCGGCCTTTGCATGTCAAGCTCAATGACACGTCTCACCCTCTCACCTCCCCTTTATATATATGCCTTCTCCCTCGCCTCTTCCTCTCATCCCTTCCCAAATTAACCATGGCTGATCAACACTACGGTCAATTCCAATCCAGGCCCCACCATCTCCAGCAGCACCACCCGCGGAGCCACCAGATGGTCAAGGCTGCCACCGCAGTCACCGCCGGCGGCTCCCTCCTCGTCCTCTCCGGCCTCACCCTCGCCGCCACCGTCATCGCCCTCACCATCGCCACCCCGCTCCTCGTCATCTTCAGCCCCGTGCTCGTGCCCGCGGCCCTGGCCGTGTTCGCCCTGGCTGGAGGGTTCCTCGCGTCGGGCGGGTTCGGGGTGGCCGCCCTCAGCGTGCTGTCGTGGATCTACAAGTACATGACCGGGAAGCACCCGGTCGGGGCTGACCAGCTCGACACTGCGCGCACGAAGCTCGCGGGCAAGGCAAGGGACATGAAGGACAGGGTGGACCATAATGTCTCCGTTGCGCAAAGCTCTTGATTCGATATTCGATAGTGTGTGTGTTGTACTTGTTGCATTAGTATTCTATGTGGATGATCGGATTTGTATGGTGTGTTTTCTTCTGTGTTTCTCTATTGATTTGATGTTTTCCGTTTGAGTACATTTTCAGTGTTGATTATCATTTGTAGTCCggtgagaaaataaagaagtTACTTGCAATGAGAATAATTACGGCTTTAATTGTGTTGATGCAATTTACAAAGCTGCCATTTAATTCTAGAGTAAATTGTGTGGATACTCTCATTTTGGACTTGAAATTGTGctgttaaatttatttttgaatttattatctACTCTCTCCATCTATAAAATAATGTCTCAATGGCTATTTCGGAAGGAATTTGATTTCTCTCCTTTTTTTGAGCATTCTACtcttataaaactaatataagaaaatagtagtacctACTAAACTTTCTATTATTTGTCATTCTccattcttaaaatttatgcccaacttttgatttgtttttttcggCTAGGAAAAGATTTTTCAGATTTGGAGTTTCGGAATTGCAGATAATATCTTTGCTTTTTGCAAAGAGGAGCAAGAGACATTTTTGCAAAGAGGAGCAGGAATTGCAGATAATATCTTTGCTTTTTGCAAAGAGGAGCAAGAGACATTTTTGCAAAGAGGAGCAAGAGACTATCAATCGTATCATGTTAATTATCTTTGCTTTTTGCAAAGAGGAGCAAGAGACATTTTTTGCAAAGAGGAGCAAGAGACTATCAATCGTATCATGTTTGGGTGTAAGTTTGTAACTAATGAAATCTCGCCTTCGGAACTTGTTCCGAAGTTCCGATATTGTGCTTTCTCACATTGATGGATGCACCTTTCTACAAGTTTGATAAAAAGATATGCACATGTGATTTTATGGTCTATATGAAGTGTTTTTCCAAAAGTTTAAACCAAATTGGGATAGTGAAAGAAGACTCATTTTGTGGATACTCGGCTCATGGATTAAAGAGTGGTGTCTGAACTTCATGGATTAAAGAATGGTGCCCGAATAGTTCATGGATTAAAGAATGGTGCCCGAATTTTCCGTTCCTACCAGGAAAAATGTGTCGCAAGCCGGAGGGCATCACTTccaacattttataaaacatcaCATGATACATCAACAAGAAATTGACATgtgaatattatttaaaaaattataaaaatactgCCAGTCCAGATTTACTCATTCCAAACACCCTTACTGTACATTCTACCATTAAATCTCTCCCTTCCCTCATGAATTCGCAACAACCATTAAATCTCTTTTCCCTCTTAATTTTCACGCATTGCTTTCAGTCTGAAACTATATTGATGGTTTATGCTAATGTGGAAGATTAAATTCATGGTTATACAATGCACAAAAGAACAAATATGTAAGAAGAAAAGAGACGGGAAGTTTTTCAACATTGTTTCGCAAAGCTTTTGCATTCTCTTCTTCAAGAGTGCATATGGCAATAGTACTTCTTCCCgttttgattttgagaaaGTTCGGTCAGAAGAAATACTattaccaaaattaaattttaagttagttttgtactctctccgttccaaggaagatgttaaattctccaaatcttgtctcacatcggcttggtgattaTCCTAGCtcctctatataagtgtggataaccctctcccttatgaggccttttaaggggtgagtgacccatttctaatagaagatgacccctttcttgggcggtatggaattttatgtagttttattttgtgtgttaagtggggagagtaaagtaagagagaggtaataaattagagataaagatgtttccattttaagtaatgggtcatctttgttgggacaaatcaaaaagaaaattgggtcatctttaatgggacggagggagtagtttttattaatatgaatatactaactcttttatttattataatcatGTTACTCATCTTGTGGAaggatttaaatatttatcttcAGGGTAGTTCGGTGTATGTAAGATTGCATATTATGATTAATATGTATTAtgttggttcataagattaaataattttagatgtGTAATCTTATGATAATTAGCCATAGTCATCTTTctctaactaaaataattcaactacttaattttagataaataattatattataatgagTTTAATTGTAACAACAGATGGCATCTTAGTATATATGAGTGTGATTCATCGATAATTATTTGCTAATCCATCAGtctttattaatttctcatatttttactTGAACGGTgctcaataaatattttattttacttttattatttttagtaagtggatctcatattccactaactcattctactcattATTATTCTAAACTAGCCCTCTCAGTTCCGTGGTAGTGGAGGTGTTCCTTTTCGGCACGCGGAAAAAGTTATGtaaagtgagttaagtaaagaaaaaataaagtaggaaattaaaaaagtagagagataagagataataaagtaaatgagaataaatgtgttacttttattaaaaaatgaaatgactccgctactatggaacgtactaaaatgacGAAATGActtcattactatggaacatggggaataatatataaaagtggaatttatttttcactaactttttccactcatatttcttaatagaattgaaacaattttttaaattcgcAACTGttaaatatgagatatttaatgggGTGAAGgaaattattagtactaacTACTACCAATTACTGGCCACTATATCTATAGTATCTAATGGTGACACGTGAAATTCATTATGTATTAATCATTTTGTAAAATGCCCTtttagtcatttcattttcttatacGCAGTGCAATTATATACCAAAATCATAGCCTAAATCATCGGtcatagaaaatataatgaatatatgcaagttacatattttatgcatCACTAAACTCAGATATCCGTATATAATGGAAATGGTCTGATACAGATTTTGGGTTGTGAATTAATGtagttgtaattttattaggtTATAAAATTTCgagtgaactataaaaatggtCTATGAATTATGAGTTTATCTCGTTATAGTCcctgaattttaaaaatatcgtcagACATTCCTTGACTGAgagtttatttcaaaattggtcattttgactattttttatccGCAAATGTCCTTTTGAGCATTTGGGCAATTTcgttttttcatattttaactGTTTCAATATGATATTTGTAACATCTCTGacctaatataaatattcttttattataataattaatatatttagaaaaaaaaatttattttcttatataataAAGAATATAGTGATATTCAAATACGTATAGTGAAAtgccaaaataaatatttatatttgtgtttttgtattaataatattgtgtATGTGTAAAATAGTAAACTAATGATTAAAGAAGttaattagtataatggaTACATATGTACATGTGCATGTGAATATATAAGATAAAGTAGTAAATGTATGTATATAGTGTAAGTTAGATTCTTGGAAATATACGTCTAGTTTTAGAATGccactattttatttgtgtattaaGTAAATGCATATCTTATAGgaaatgaatataatttatcCAATTTAATGTAATTAGAAGTTAGACTACGTGTAATATATTATAGCCTAGTTGTTGATTCAAGCTATAGTGAGATACCCTAATGTCTTATAAAGTTCTAGCTATAGTGAGACAAAGTTATAGTGAGACACCTTATAAAGTTCTAGCTATAGTGAGACAAAGTTATAGTGAGACACCCTAATATCCTATAAAGTTAGCCTAGTTGTTGATTCAACAAAGCTACTTAATTtgcaatataaatatatcaccATTCATTGTCAAAGGGAAAAGACACGTATAATGTTTTTAGCAATTGCATTAGGCGCACATAATATTTGCATAAATCTACGAAGAACTCGACTGCGGCGCGACTAGAGTTCATCAATTTTGGATAGTTTATTGAAGTTTCCAAGTTCAAATTTATAGTATGGGTCAGATAAATGGGAGGAATCTAGTGCGTTGCAAATTGGAAAAGCAAGAACATGTGCTAGCTAGAATATCAACCCATCTAacgtgtataaatcacacttttaattttacatattttatatgattgattgatatatgttaaattggagtgaatatatgaattatatgatatgaGCTTAAAATAGTTATgtgttatttaatattgatagtGTAATATGATGTGGATATGTATTAGTGTAATGGATATATTTATCTATAGTATTGGAGTTAATTGATGGAtatatggatatgtaattggtgcaatggatatgtttaaTGCATGGTATTGGAATCATTCgaatcatttgattaaagaggatctgtgacaGTCTTGCCCTGGATCTGAAATCACAGTGGACATATTGGGACCTACAGGTCAAATCACAATGGGACCTACAAGTCAAATCATATTGGCATATTGGAAATTCCGGGCAGATATcatgtaacgacccgcccatctAGGGTATAGTAAATGCGGCGATCGTTAACTAAGCGGgcttaaatgcatcaaagatcataggctagggttccatttaaaaaaaagatttaacCAAAGCATTTAACGAACAATtaagtagaagaagaataatgccttagcaaagaaatccaacaaaaggcTATCGCAATAAATGCTTATCAAAGATTCCAAAATATTCTCAACTGttccatatccaaaatattcccacgaaataaaagagtttaaacCCAACCAATAGATCAcaagttttcataatatagcggaagcgaccaagaaagaagtgaggctatgtatggagacacaacgacacttagAGTTCCAAcagatcatcttattatttcctactcaacaTCGCCGCCCGCTCgccaccgctcaacctgcacatagggaaaacacatgcagggctgagtacttataatcatactcagtgggctcattgccgaaaacagttttatcacaattttagttatcatgccattttcaagtgtccatcggggttttaactttagaaagacccgaggcaccaaaatatattctttatcaaatatcacggtcgcgcaaccattttttcacatcgacgtttaccatatcctcattctacatgacaaggaatgcggccgcaatccaggtcactagaccggccgacccgTACGCCagcactcggtctaacattggtgtacactaatccaagtagagtttgcggctctacaaggatccgaattcgattaaatcaatagtggcatagccacgagggataggcacgacaaaacaaatcaaggcatgataacacatatctcattctcatcaatatcagtttaggacaatgtccttattttaaaagaaagcccacctcgtcggcttagctcgaaagtattctcttctcctcgtttatcacgctgagagcgcgaagtatcacctttaaattaggcgtatcacaaatcagtttcaatcattgatttcaaaatcatgcatgttcccatgtttcccttttttttcccatcgataaatctttaatatcatcatccaaaatcaaggtatgattagcatatcgtttttattcaaataacaactccaaattcaccattaaatcgtgCCACGCGTGAgtgttccacacacacaacacacgcacacaccgCACACATGCACGCACGCCGAGGCGTGCACGCACACGCATACAcggccacacacacacggccacacacacacacacatccatgcatcccaaaattcatcaatttatttccccttcactcaatctaaatgcatgtggactcaagaacaccgattaatcggtagaagaagaggagatcaaaattaaagtacctttttccaaaagacaatcggtagaaacaagttatagccttgattcttcaataaactcttgaatttcaacttgaattcttctcaattgatgaagaaatcttggagaaaagatgaagaaaatttggagagagtggggagagagTGAGAGACGGTTTTTGATAGTGGGAGGAGGCGTGATTTATGATCTAGGGTTTTggtcttctctcttatttatagagtgccaaaataatatccaataattaaataaatcaagatttggaagaTTTGTTGGTTGGATGTTGGCGTGAAGTAGAGAGAAATAAGGGGGATTCGAAAATtataggctatttaattagcctataattaaattcaaatatttcacggagtagaatattatatcacggagcaagaatatataattaaatctccCCAAATAATAGGAAAAGTGGCGTGACTTTTGATTCCTTAGAaggaatttaatataaatcctaattaaattaggatatggcaatatcttcttagatatggcaagatatggtaggatattctagcatatttatatttattcatggaatagaataaataagagatcaaataatataataaataatttctccCTCCCTTCTagatgagattttcgaaaatctcatggaTATCAAAGGTGGTGTTTTCGAAAATCCCATGATGGAATTAACGTAtaattggactttggatttaatttggataatcatcccaaacaaataattaaatccaagaaaaataggatttcttctccaaataaaaataggagagaccgaaaattccacatgcttaaataatgctcctatttaattctcactcatcccttaggaaaataatccaccacaattatattactccgcatcaaatattcacaccaaatcaatcatttctttacttcctcttctttttctcaacgcattgacctttcaacggccacgtcatattttccacatctttgactattcaatagccacgtcataaTTTCAACatgttgactattcaactcaatctcaattctcatacgcaattaggtcacaaagacaccatgtaattaatcactcatcaattaattcgcatatcatagcatttaaggcatttaatgcaaaaattttataacccgaaaattagggtttgaaaaagtggggcgttacattcCACCacccttaaaagaaatttcgtcccgaaatttggtacctcATGGGAAAAGTTCCGGGTACAGTTCCATCATCTTGTCTTCAAGCTCCCATGTGGCTTCTTCATATTCGTGGTTCCTCCATAGTACTTTCACACTAGCAAtggatttatttctcaaattctgAACCTTTCGGTCCAAGATCATTTGGGGTCTCTCTTCGTAGCTCAAGTCGGAATTCAACGCGACTTCTTCGTAGTGAATCACATGTTTCGGATCGAACACATATTTTCGCAACTGCGATACGTGAAAGACGTTGTGCACGTTTCCAAGACTTGGCGGTAGCGCCAATCGATAGGCTACGGGTCCTATTCCTTCTAGAATTTCGTAAGGCCCGATAAAACGTGGTTTCAATTTCCCTTTAACACCAAAACGTgttatccctttcgacggggaCACTTTAAGAAAAACTTTATCACCGACTTGAAATTGTAAGTCAGTTCGTCGGACGTCAGCGTATGACTTTTGTCTGTCCTGGGCTTCCTTTATTCTCACACGAATTTGTCGAACGACTTCAACCATCTCTTCGACCGCATCGGGTCCTAGCACCCGTCGCTCTCCAACTTCATCCCAATAGAGCGGCGATCTACATTTTCTTCCGTATAAGGCTTCATATGGCGCCATGTTGATTGTTGCTTGGAAGCTGTTATTGTAAGCAAATTCAATTAGCGGTAGTACGGATTCCCAACTTCCACCGCGGTCGAGTATCACGGCTCTCAAcatatcctcgagagtttGGATCGTCCTCTCGGATTGCCCATCGGATTGCGGGTGAAATGCCGTGCTAAAATTCAATCGTGTTCCAAGCTCGCGCTgtagactaatccaaaatttcgatgtgaacttcgggtcacgatcgGACGTAATTGTCACTGGAACTCCGTGCAATCGCACGATCTCCTTTATGTAGATCCGAGCCAGCTTGCTCGATCCATGAGTTACCGGAATCGGTATGAAATGCGCACTCTTGGTAAGTCGATCTATAATCACCCAAATTGCGGTGTTCCCATTTAGGGTCTTTGGCAAGGCCGTCACAAAATCCATGgcgatgtgctcccatttccactcgggtatctcCAATGGTTGTAATTTTCCATGTGGTCGTTGATGTAATGCcttcacctgttggcaggctaagcaacGTTCCACAAATGCCGCGATATCTCTCTTCATGCCAttccaccaaaaggacttTTTCAAGTCTTGGTACATCTTCGTGCTTCCAGGGTGGGCAGTGTATGGAGTTTCATGAGCTTCGCTCATGATCTCGTTCTTAAGTTCTTCGTTGTTTGGCACGCACAACCTTCCTTCAAAGGTGAGGGCATTGTCGGACTCCTCACTAAATTTTCCGGATTCACCGGTTCTCACTTCAATTCGGATTTCCTCTAGTTCCGCATCCATCCGTTGCGCTGCAA
The nucleotide sequence above comes from Salvia hispanica cultivar TCC Black 2014 chromosome 5, UniMelb_Shisp_WGS_1.0, whole genome shotgun sequence. Encoded proteins:
- the LOC125186720 gene encoding oleosin L-like; this translates as MADQHYGQFQSRPHHLQQHHPRSHQMVKAATAVTAGGSLLVLSGLTLAATVIALTIATPLLVIFSPVLVPAALAVFALAGGFLASGGFGVAALSVLSWIYKYMTGKHPVGADQLDTARTKLAGKARDMKDRVDHNVSVAQSS